A genomic window from Terrisporobacter glycolicus ATCC 14880 = DSM 1288 includes:
- a CDS encoding adenine phosphoribosyltransferase, whose protein sequence is MDLKQTVRVIEDFPKEGISFKDITTLLQDGKALKFAVDEIIADLKDKDVDLIVGPEARGFLLGTPVAYGMEVGFIPVRKPGKLPWEVEGYEYDLEYGSNRLEIHKDAIKPGQKVAIVDDLLATGGTMEAAAKLIEKLGGEVVSMQFLIELKDLDGRAKLAKYNVNSLIKY, encoded by the coding sequence ATGGATTTAAAACAAACAGTAAGAGTAATTGAAGATTTTCCAAAGGAAGGAATAAGCTTTAAAGACATAACAACATTATTACAAGATGGTAAGGCACTAAAATTTGCAGTAGATGAAATAATAGCAGATTTAAAAGATAAAGACGTAGATTTAATTGTAGGACCAGAGGCAAGAGGATTTTTACTCGGAACACCAGTTGCTTATGGTATGGAAGTTGGTTTTATACCAGTTAGAAAACCAGGAAAGTTACCATGGGAAGTTGAAGGTTATGAGTATGATTTAGAATATGGTTCTAATAGATTAGAAATACATAAAGATGCTATTAAGCCAGGACAAAAAGTTGCCATAGTAGATGACTTACTAGCTACAGGTGGAACTATGGAAGCAGCAGCTAAACTTATAGAAAAGTTAGGTGGAGAAGTAGTTTCAATGCAATTTTTAATAGAATTAAAAGACTTAGATGGAAGAGCAAAATTAGCAAAATATAATGTTAATTCTCTTATAAAATACTAG
- the recJ gene encoding single-stranded-DNA-specific exonuclease RecJ codes for MIYNKKWTLKHKGKVKETELSKKINISPEISQILNNRGINDEKDAEIFMNPSLEYLRDPFLMKDMKKATERIKKAIENKERIYIYGDYDVDGVSSTSILYIYFKSIDYPVKYYIPNRLEEGYGINEDAIRKINNDGCDLIITVDCGITSVNEVRLANELGIDVIITDHHECQSDVPDAYAIVNPKQEDCNYPFDMLCGCGVAFKMIQALTDEEEFKTSMFDYLEVVTLATICDIVPLIDENRIIVKNGLKLMKEGKNLGLRELIKVCGIETSKIGSSHIGYSVGPRINASGRLGYSYLGVQLFTTDLEDEAKEIANILEAKNIERQMIESKMYKEAEDVISSGENYKDDKVLVVAKEGWQHGIIGIVASKLTEKYYKPTILLTIEGDEATGSARSIKGFSIFNALVSCKDLMNKFGGHEQAAGLALNAENIEELRKRINEIADYNLSKDDLIENIKVEYELEEESATLDLVDNLHKLEPFGLSNPSPRFIMRDLLLNNIYKMGKNKQHLKLICENEKSYECVGFNMAYLADDFQEGDKIDVLFQVDENNFNNERKIQFLLKDIRLSHPKLAISNNLSLKLFEKISPIDSDSLYHIYNDEDNISINMYGDKDINIFDYIKEETLIITNTLNGFYRALSDVSLTDLDYDINYNYIYEKNKKVQLIFSPNIDKIDLKRYNSIILYDFLYNKGEYSYLNKNILNNEVVIKYYSSEDKIYLKNIMDNIVPNREEFINIYKQMLVSKELQLNLTELKRVFKLLPLKTFIILKVFRELNLLNFEINYEENTIAIYLLEKPDKKLNLDESVILNNLKELKQEYVKSY; via the coding sequence TTGATATATAATAAAAAATGGACGTTAAAACATAAAGGAAAAGTTAAAGAAACAGAGTTAAGCAAGAAAATAAATATTTCCCCGGAAATTAGCCAAATATTAAATAATAGAGGTATAAATGACGAAAAAGATGCAGAAATTTTTATGAACCCATCTTTAGAATATTTAAGAGATCCCTTCTTAATGAAGGATATGAAAAAAGCAACTGAAAGGATAAAGAAAGCTATTGAAAATAAAGAAAGAATTTATATCTATGGTGATTACGATGTAGATGGAGTATCATCCACATCAATTTTATATATTTATTTCAAATCTATAGATTATCCAGTTAAATATTATATTCCAAACAGATTAGAAGAAGGATATGGGATAAATGAGGATGCAATAAGGAAAATAAATAATGATGGGTGTGATCTTATAATAACTGTGGACTGTGGTATAACATCAGTTAATGAAGTAAGATTAGCCAATGAACTTGGTATAGATGTTATAATAACAGATCACCATGAATGCCAAAGTGATGTGCCAGATGCTTACGCAATTGTAAATCCAAAGCAAGAAGATTGTAACTATCCTTTTGATATGCTTTGTGGATGTGGAGTAGCATTTAAAATGATTCAAGCATTGACAGATGAAGAAGAATTTAAAACATCAATGTTTGACTATTTAGAAGTAGTAACCTTAGCAACAATATGTGATATAGTACCTTTAATAGATGAAAATAGAATAATTGTAAAAAATGGTTTAAAACTAATGAAAGAGGGCAAAAATTTAGGTTTAAGAGAACTAATTAAAGTATGTGGTATTGAAACTAGCAAAATAGGATCATCACACATAGGTTATTCAGTAGGCCCTAGAATTAATGCATCGGGAAGATTAGGCTACTCATATCTAGGTGTTCAGTTATTTACTACTGATTTGGAAGATGAAGCAAAAGAAATAGCCAATATATTGGAAGCAAAAAATATTGAGAGACAAATGATAGAAAGTAAGATGTATAAAGAAGCAGAAGATGTTATATCGAGTGGTGAAAACTACAAAGATGATAAAGTGCTTGTAGTAGCAAAAGAAGGGTGGCAACATGGAATAATAGGAATTGTTGCTTCTAAGTTAACAGAAAAATATTATAAGCCTACAATCCTACTAACTATAGAAGGTGATGAAGCAACAGGTTCAGCTAGATCTATTAAAGGATTTAGTATATTTAATGCTTTAGTAAGTTGCAAAGATCTGATGAATAAATTTGGTGGACATGAGCAGGCAGCAGGATTGGCCTTGAATGCAGAAAATATAGAAGAATTAAGAAAAAGAATAAATGAAATAGCAGATTACAATCTGAGTAAAGATGATTTAATTGAAAATATAAAAGTTGAATATGAACTTGAAGAAGAAAGTGCAACATTAGACTTAGTAGACAATCTGCATAAGTTAGAACCTTTTGGTTTAAGCAATCCGTCTCCAAGATTTATTATGAGAGACTTATTATTAAATAACATTTATAAAATGGGCAAAAACAAGCAACATCTAAAGCTAATATGTGAAAATGAAAAATCTTATGAATGTGTAGGATTTAATATGGCTTATTTAGCTGACGATTTCCAAGAAGGAGATAAGATAGACGTATTATTCCAAGTAGACGAAAATAATTTTAATAATGAAAGAAAAATACAATTTTTATTAAAAGATATAAGATTATCTCATCCTAAGTTAGCAATTTCAAATAATTTATCACTTAAGTTATTTGAAAAGATAAGTCCTATAGATAGTGATAGTTTATATCATATTTATAATGATGAAGATAATATATCTATTAATATGTATGGAGATAAAGACATAAATATCTTTGATTATATAAAAGAAGAAACTTTAATTATAACAAATACATTAAACGGATTCTATAGAGCTTTATCAGATGTTTCATTGACAGATTTAGACTATGATATAAATTATAATTATATTTATGAAAAAAATAAGAAAGTGCAACTTATATTTTCACCTAATATTGATAAAATAGACTTAAAAAGATATAATAGTATTATTCTTTATGATTTTTTGTATAATAAAGGAGAATATTCGTATCTAAATAAGAACATTTTAAATAATGAGGTTGTTATTAAGTATTATAGTAGTGAAGATAAAATATATTTAAAAAATATTATGGATAATATAGTTCCAAATAGAGAAGAATTTATCAACATCTACAAGCAAATGCTTGTAAGTAAAGAATTACAGCTAAATTTAACTGAATTAAAAAGAGTATTTAAACTTCTACCTTTAAAAACATTTATAATACTTAAAGTTTTTAGAGAATTAAATTTATTAAACTTTGAAATTAATTATGAAGAAAATACTATAGCCATATATTTATTAGAAAAACCTGATAAAAAGCTTAATTTGGATGAAAGTGTAATACTTAATAATCTAAAAGAATTAAAACAAGAGTATGTAAAAAGCTATTAG
- a CDS encoding gamma carbonic anhydrase family protein — translation MIKGFEGTKPTIDNSAFVAETADIIGDVVIEKNASIWYKAVLRGDDSQIIVGENSNVQDGTIIHCGYDEPTIIGRNVTIGHAAVIHGCKIGDYSLIGMGSTVLDNAEIGELTMVGAGSLVTGKKFPPGVLLLGSPAKIARELTEEEKESLKQSALHYVEMGKKHK, via the coding sequence ATGATAAAAGGGTTTGAAGGGACAAAACCTACTATTGATAATTCTGCTTTTGTGGCAGAAACTGCAGATATAATTGGTGATGTTGTTATTGAAAAAAACGCAAGTATTTGGTATAAAGCAGTTTTAAGAGGCGATGATAGCCAAATTATAGTGGGAGAAAATTCTAATGTACAAGATGGAACTATAATACATTGTGGATATGACGAGCCAACTATAATAGGAAGAAATGTAACTATTGGACATGCTGCTGTTATTCATGGATGTAAAATAGGCGACTATAGTCTAATTGGAATGGGGTCAACAGTTTTAGATAATGCAGAGATTGGAGAACTTACTATGGTGGGAGCAGGTAGCTTAGTAACCGGCAAGAAATTCCCACCAGGAGTTTTATTATTAGGTTCACCAGCAAAAATTGCAAGAGAATTAACTGAGGAAGAAAAAGAAAGCTTGAAACAATCAGCTCTACATTATGTAGAAATGGGTAAAAAACATAAGTAA